In a single window of the Anaerotruncus rubiinfantis genome:
- the mazG gene encoding nucleoside triphosphate pyrophosphohydrolase, translating into MPVDFQKKTSYDINDLVAIMKLLRSKDGCPWDAKQDHHTIRKNFLEETYEVLEAIDTQDAELLKEELGDVLLQIVFHSRIEEEAGRFAFDDVCDGICKKLILRHPHVFGETRVSGTDEVLTNWDKIKEASKGQTTAAETLRSVPAVFPALMRSEKVQHRAAKAGFDYPDTGWTIRVLESEIAELKEAVAQGNQAHIDEELGDLLFAAVNVARFVGSDPEDALAKSCDKFIGRFERVEKLAKERGVDMKASSIEILDGLWKDAKNNKDVLSQAKLSEDIN; encoded by the coding sequence ATGCCAGTGGATTTTCAGAAGAAAACTTCGTATGATATAAACGACCTCGTTGCAATCATGAAGCTGCTGCGTTCGAAAGACGGGTGTCCCTGGGATGCAAAGCAGGATCACCACACCATCCGCAAGAACTTCCTGGAGGAAACCTACGAGGTTTTGGAAGCGATCGACACGCAGGACGCGGAGCTGCTCAAAGAGGAACTCGGGGACGTGCTCCTGCAGATTGTGTTTCATTCCCGCATTGAGGAGGAAGCTGGCCGTTTTGCGTTTGACGATGTCTGTGACGGAATCTGTAAAAAGCTGATCCTGCGTCATCCGCATGTGTTCGGTGAAACGCGGGTTTCCGGGACCGACGAAGTCCTCACAAACTGGGACAAGATCAAGGAAGCGTCAAAAGGGCAGACCACGGCGGCAGAAACGCTGCGGAGCGTTCCAGCGGTATTCCCGGCGCTGATGCGCAGTGAAAAGGTACAGCATCGCGCGGCAAAGGCGGGGTTCGATTATCCGGATACCGGTTGGACGATACGGGTTTTGGAAAGCGAGATCGCGGAGCTTAAGGAGGCGGTCGCACAGGGGAATCAGGCGCATATCGACGAAGAGCTGGGAGACCTCTTGTTCGCGGCGGTGAATGTGGCAAGGTTCGTGGGCAGCGATCCGGAGGACGCGCTCGCAAAATCCTGCGACAAGTTTATCGGGCGGTTTGAGCGGGTGGAAAAGCTGGCGAAAGAACGCGGCGTGGATATGAAGGCTTCGTCCATCGAAATACTGGACGGGCTCTGGAAGGACGCCAAAAACAATAAGGACGTATTATCACAGGCAAAATTGTCTGAAGATATAAATTAA